A part of Helicoverpa zea isolate HzStark_Cry1AcR chromosome 17, ilHelZeax1.1, whole genome shotgun sequence genomic DNA contains:
- the LOC124638403 gene encoding uncharacterized protein LOC124638403, with translation MAGAMINGALSIGATIAKAGLNMIAAKFTHPTVVYEPSIVIKPPVVQDAIIEEKIVEKPVVVEYDQEIKLPVQSRPISSVSVDVSPDFFDLPAPPQLPSVWTTVEEVAPAFEFVGHDNSPYVYEIVQTPQVQYGPLIESFQFVK, from the exons ATGGCCGGAGCCATGATCAACGGTGCCTTATCTATCGGAGCTACCATCGCGAAGGCTGGTCTGAACATGATAGCTGCTAAGTTCACTCACCCAACCGTGGTCTACGAACCATCCATCGTCATCAAACCACCAGTGGTGCAGGATGCCATCATTGAAGAGAAAATCGTCGAAAAACCTGTTGTTGTTGAATATGATCAA GAGATCAAGCTCCCGGTCCAGAGCCGACCAATCAGCAGTGTCTCCGTGGATGTCAGCCCGGACTTCTTCGACCTGCCAGCACCTCCCCAGCTGCCCTCGGTGTGGACTACCGTGGAGGAGGTAGCACCTGCCTTTGAGTTCGTTGGCCATGACAACTCACCCTACGTTTATGA GATTGTCCAGACACCTCAGGTACAATATGGACCGCTGATCGAGTCGTTCCAATTCGTCAAATGA
- the LOC124638576 gene encoding sarcoplasmic reticulum histidine-rich calcium-binding protein-like → MTKFVLITLALLAAMMASGDAKPYRSMGSYGHGSYGGHVSYGHYPHDDYYGHHDHDYYHKQKYDHDSHEYDHHRDKHDEHKEAYDHHREKYDDHKDKYGHHEVKYDHHGDKHDDHREYHHDEDKYDQHKDKHYHGDVKYDHHGDKHDDNRKYHHDDDKHEHRNDKHDHENHYGNKNDDHKIYFHDEDKYDHHEEGHGGHKEELDHYGDKHDHKEKHEQHKQENHHSGDKYDHFKDESEDKRHEQHKEGQDHHGDKLDHKDKHEQHKQENHHSGDKYDHHKDESQDKRQEQHKEGPDYILGEIEDKRHHDHKNKNEHEQLSGQKHEQHKEDHDHHGDKHDEHKAGYSHAGEKHDHLKDESHEEHKHEQHKKKHDHKEELDHHGDKHDHNDKHDEHKSGYSHTGDKYDHLKDESHEEHIHEQHKEEQDHHGDKHDHNDKHDEHKAGYNHAGDKHDNLKDESHEEHKHEQHKEEQVHHEDKQDHKEKHDEHKAGYSHAGDKHDHQKDESHEQHKEKHDHKEELDHHGDKHDHKDNEHKAHDLTGDIHDHHSGTFESHLKICDHQNEKHEHHEEKHEEIVKPIVEKVEEIKPEPVVVQKEVQEALAQVFGGAAAAQGVGEEQTASIQESSASGQTGTHAAESQKEKETHAAVSSQGHKGQHHGGYGHGYHSHGYGGYGHH, encoded by the exons ATGACTAAGTTCGTG TTAATCACACTGGCGTTACTGGCAGCCATGATGGCTTCAG GAGACGCGAAACCTTACCGTAGCATGGGCAGCTACGGCCACGGCAGCTACGGAGGCCACGTCAGTTACGGACATTATCCCCATGACGACTACTACGGACATCATGATCATGATTACTATCACAAGCAAAAATATGATCATGACAGTCACGAATACGACCACCATAGAGATAAACATGATGAACATAAGGAAGCTTATGACCATCACAGGGAGAAATATGATGATCATAAGGACAAGTACGGACATCACGAGGTGAAATACGACCATCACGGTGACAAACATGATGACCACAGGGAATATCATCACGATGAGGATAAATATGATCAACACAAAGATAAACATTACCATGGTGATGTGAAATATGACCATCATGGTGATAAACATGATGATAACAGAAAATATCATCATGACGATGACAAACATGAACACCGTAATGACAAACATGATCATGAAAACCATTATGGGAACAAAAATGATGATCACAAGATATATTTTCATGACGAAGACAAATATGATCACCATGAAGAGGGACATGGCGGTCACAAGGAAGAATTAGATCACTACGGGGACAAACATGATCATAAAGAAAAACATGAACAGCATAAACAGGAAAATCATCACTCGGGAGATAAATATGATCACTTTAAGGATGAAAGTGAGGACAAGAGGCATGAACAACATAAGGAGGGACAAGACCATCATGGGGACAAATTAGACCATAAAGACAAACATGAACAGCACAAACAGGAAAATCATCACTCTGGAGACAAATATGATCACCACAAGGACGAGAGTCAAGACAAGAGACAAGAACAACATAAGGAGGGACCAGACTACATCTTGGGAGAAATTGAAGATAAACGGCACCATGATCACAAGAACAAAAATGAACATGAGCAACTCTCTGGGCAGAAACATGAGCAACATAAAGAGGATCATGATCATCATGGAGACAAACATGATGAACACAAAGCAGGATACAGCCACGCTGGTGAAAAACATGATCACTTGAAGGACGAAAGCCACGAGGAACATAAACATGAGCAACATAAGAAGAAACATGACCACAAGGAGGAACTAGATCATCATGGAGATAAACACGACCATAACGACAAACATGATGAACACAAATCAGGATATAGCCACACTGGTGACAAATATGATCACCTGAAGGACGAAAGCCACGAAGAACATATACATGAGCAACATAAGGAGGAACAAGATCATCATGGAGATAAACACGACCATAACGACAAACATGATGAACACAAAGCAGGATATAACCACGCTGGTGATAAACATGATAACCTGAAGGACGAAAGTCACGAGGAACATAAACATGAGCAACATAAGGAGGAACAAGTTCATCATGAAGATAAACAAGACCATAAAGAGAAACATGATGAACACAAAGCAGGGTATAGCCACGCTGGAGACAAACATGATCACCAGAAGGACGAAAGTCATGAGCAACATAAGGAGAAACATGACCACAAGGAGGAACTAGATCATCATGGAGATAAACACGACCACAAGGACAATGAACACAAAGCTCATGACCTAACCGGTGACATTCATGACCATCACTCAGGCACGTTTGAGTCCCACCTTAAAATATGCGACCACCAAAATGAAAAACATGAGCATCACGAAGAAAAACATGAAGAAATAGTTAAACCTATAGTTGAAAAAGTTGAGGAAATTAAACCGGAGCCGGTTGTTGTACAAAAAGAAGTACAGGAAGCTTTGGCCCAAGTCTTTGGTGGAGCAGCGGCAGCACAAGGTGTAGGTGAAGAGCAAACTGCTTCTATACAAGAATCGTCAGCCAGTGGACAGACTGGAACCCATGCCGCTGAGAGTCAGAAGGAAAAGGAAACCCACGCTGCAGTCAGTTCTCAAGGTCACAAAGGTCAACACCACGGAGGTTACGGTCATGGCTACCATTCTCATGGATACGGAGGATATGGTCATCATTGA
- the LOC124638385 gene encoding single-stranded DNA-binding protein-like produces MFGFGGCGGFGGSQGFGGHQGFGGGFGGQNFGGFSQGMQGGMQGGFRPSMPGQGGFGGGQQFSSGGFSGNQGFGSNMQGMQNGMQASRQGQGQAQGQSGYSSQQGGYGGQPGYGGGYQGGYGQ; encoded by the exons ATGTTCGGCTTTggag GTTGCGGTGGATTCGGTGGAAGCCAAGGCTTCGGTGGTCATCAGGGCTTCGGCGGAGGCTTTGGCGGCCAGAACTTTGGAGGCTTCAGCCAAGGCATGCAAGGAGGTATGCAAGGTGGATTCAGGCCCTCGATGCCGGGCCAAGGCGGGTTCGGCGGAGGACAGCAATTCAGTAGTGGCGGATTTAGTGGCAACCAAGGTTTCGGCAGCAATATGCAAGGCATGCAGAACGGCATGCAAGCATCACGCCAGGGTCAGGGTCAAGCCCAGGGCCAGAGCGGCTACAGCAGTCAGCAAGGAGGCTACGGCGGCCAACCCGGGTACGGCGGCGGCTACCAAGGCGGATACGGTCAATAG
- the LOC124638158 gene encoding uncharacterized protein LOC124638158 isoform X1 has translation MVMSCSGMGDAVLRERLPTLWRRIEDAHYSYLETDDSPDKLQQKKKLEDYIIEYLSLVPHECKFGLSETGKVFQRTLNELPEFSAYRAGLGWAALARYAANLLAQPWRKEYKVIRLYCGYFKHEVEANMVGAETLLQAMGYKSMGAGRLELDGPICPDMVAAVSRDALIAQCECQIMSQMWEEAWSRGWRLSWRDVQRERAAAPARKHCEYTDGSEIYSNIPTTVSDAYRSRLADDRYATQHCNHVCDDTSPEPPQMLPCSPYMVPPMLPHMMYPLPQHVHPDVPVTVPQCNTIPVMTPYGVPYYYPVQSPYMLPTPVYAPIKHAATVPVNVYPPMAQYRYPAVPTAQLIELDTPSVYENGKFERYKDDERSHKKRHPETSRRNSTSKSGLSDVSLPSLPRSDTQPALSKAKEDGMGTYESWDYVFRNLSSKDQEGDGRSRFSPSLDRDSRTLDRLDREERRAKYQPTTLDLEDGLQALNLDRSYDEEVYRTAKVENLMRMKQEQEVKRARQLARKQSDVKVKKPEPIGNPKADALITPKVAPDKVKLLSKKDIKERKEIIKQQSAVNGAGPTTAEVKKVKKPLKFVAVEADKPKTKALENGIHNNAHSSKSNPVPNAHPSNYDLKAQLIVSLDETDHVRRSPPKSQQNGDRDRPASRTPSQHNSERDRPDSGPSDVKRDKWECGTCTYLNRGSMQACEMCGKSKRGPEIQPLRSGGRECPACTLVNERDAKVCDACGTSLEHCPTYI, from the exons ATGGTGATGTCGTGTTCCGGAATGGGCGACGCGGTGCTGCGGGAGCGGCTGCCCACGCTATGGCGCCGCATCGAAGACGCGCACTACAGCTACCTCGAGACGGATGACAGTCCTGACAAGTTGCAGCAGAAGAAGAAGCTTGAAG ATTACATAATAGAATACCTATCATTAGTGCCTCACGAGTGCAAGTTCGGGCTATCCGAGACGGGCAAAGTGTTCCAAAGGACGTTAAACGAGTTGCCGGAGTTCAGTGCGTACCGCGCCGGGCTGGGTTGGGCGGCACTGGCGAGGTATGCCGCCAACTTGCTGGCCCAACCTTGGAGGAAGGAGTATAAGGTTATACGG CTATACTGCGGGTACTTCAAACACGAGGTGGAAGCCAACATGGTGGGTGCAGAAACTCTCCTGCAAGCCATGGGCTACAAATCCATGGGAGCTGGTCGGTTGGAGCTCGACGGACCAATATGTCCCGATATGGTTGCCGCCGTGTCCAGGGATGCACTTATCGCGCAGTGTGAATGTCAG ATAATGTCTCAGATGTGGGAGGAGGCGTGGTCGCGCGGCTGGCGGCTGTCGTGGCGCGACGTGCAGCGCGAGCGagccgccgcgcccgccagGAAGCACTGCGAGTATACTGACG GTTCAGAAATATACTCGAACATACCAACGACAGTGTCCGACGCCTACCGAAGCCGTCTCGCAGACGACCGATACGCGACACAGCACTGCAACCACGTGTGCGACGACACCTCCCCAGAGCCCCCGCAGATGTTACCCTGCTCCCCCTACATGGTTCCCCCCATGTTACCCCACATGATGTACCCCTTACCCCAACACGTACACCCCGACGTACCCGTAACAGTCCCTCAATGTAACACTATTCCTGTAATGACTCCTTACGGCGTCCCCTACTACTACCCTGTACAATCCCCCTACATGCTTCCAACCCCAGTCTACGCCCCCATAAAGCACGCAGCTACAGTCCCCGTTAACGTCTACCCACCGATGGCACAGTACAGGTACCCTGCTGTCCCTACCGCGCAACTCATCGAATTAGATACCCCCTCAGTCTACGAGAACGGCAAATTCGAAAGGTATAAAGACGACGAAAGGAGTCACAAGAAGAGACATCCAGAAACTTCTAGAAGAAATAGCACGTCAAAATCTGGATTAAGTGACGTTTCATTGCCGAGTTTACCACGGTCAGATACGCAACCAGCTCTCAGTAAGGCGAAGGAAGACGGCATGGGAACTTACGAGAGCTGGGATTATGTATTTAGGAATTTATCGAGCAAAGACCAAGAGGGGGACGGACGGAGTCGATTCTCGCCGTCACTCGACAGGGATTCGAGGACGCTCGACAGGCTAGACAGAGAGGAAAGAAGGGCCAAGTATCAGCCGACCACCCTTGACTTAGAGGACGGTCTACAAGCGTTGAACCTCGACCGCTCTTACGATGAAGAGGTGTACCGAACAGCTAAAGTGGAGAACTTGATGAGGATGAAACAGGAGCAAGAAGTAAAGAGAGCGAGACAATTGGCGAGGAAACAATCCGATGTGAAAGTGAAAAAGCCAGAACCTATAGGGAACCCAAAGGCCGATGCGTTGATAACCCCCAAAGTGGCACCGGATAAGGTGAAACTTCTTTCCAAGAAGGATATCAAAGAGAGAAAGGAGATTATAAAGCAGCAGAGCGCAGTGAACGGGGCGGGGCCTACTACAGCTGAAGTTAAGAAAGTGAAAAAACCACTGAAGTTTGTGGCCGTTGAGGCAGACAAGCCGAAAACAAAAGCTTTGGAGAATGGGATTCATAATAATGCACACAGTTCCAAAAGTAATCCAG TTCCAAACGCACATCCATCGAACTACGACCTAAAAGCACAATTAATAGTATCACTGGACGAAACGGACCACGTCAGACGTTCTCCACCGAAGTCGCAACAAAATGGCGACCGCGACCGGCCCGCCAGTCGGACGCCCAGCCAACACAACAGCGAGCGGGACAGGCCAGACTCCGGGCCCAGTGACGTGAAGAGGGATAAATGGGAATGTGGAACATGCACGTATTTGAATAGGGGGAGCATGCAGGCGTGTGAGATGTGCGGTAAGTCTAAACGGGGGCCTGAGATCCAACCATTGAGGTCCGGCGGCCGCGAGTGCCCCGCCTGCACGCTGGTCAACGAGCGAGACGCGAAGGTGTGCGACGCATGCGGCACCAGTCTAGAACATTGCCCCACCTACATATAA
- the LOC124638158 gene encoding uncharacterized protein LOC124638158 isoform X2, giving the protein MVMSCSGMGDAVLRERLPTLWRRIEDAHYSYLETDDSPDKLQQKKKLEDYIIEYLSLVPHECKFGLSETGKVFQRTLNELPEFSAYRAGLGWAALARYAANLLAQPWRKEYKVIRLYCGYFKHEVEANMVGAETLLQAMGYKSMGAGRLELDGPICPDMVAAVSRDALIAQCECQIMSQMWEEAWSRGWRLSWRDVQRERAAAPARKHCEYTDGSEIYSNIPTTVSDAYRSRLADDRYATQHCNHVCDDTSPEPPQMLPCSPYMVPPMLPHMMYPLPQHVHPDVPVTVPQCNTIPVMTPYGVPYYYPVQSPYMLPTPVYAPIKHAATVPVNVYPPMAQYRYPAVPTAQLIELDTPSVYENGKFERYKDDERSHKKRHPETSRRNSTSKSGLSDVSLPSLPRSDTQPALSKAKEDGMGTYESWDYVFRNLSSKDQEGDGRSRFSPSLDRDSRTLDRLDREERRAKYQPTTLDLEDGLQALNLDRSYDEEVYRTAKVENLMRMKQEQEVKRARQLARKQSDVKVKKPEPIGNPKADALITPKVAPDKVKLLSKKDIKERKEIIKQQSAVNGAGPTTAEVKKVKKPLKFVAVEADKPKTKASSKRTSIELRPKSTINSITGRNGPRQTFSTEVATKWRPRPARQSDAQPTQQRAGQARLRAQ; this is encoded by the exons ATGGTGATGTCGTGTTCCGGAATGGGCGACGCGGTGCTGCGGGAGCGGCTGCCCACGCTATGGCGCCGCATCGAAGACGCGCACTACAGCTACCTCGAGACGGATGACAGTCCTGACAAGTTGCAGCAGAAGAAGAAGCTTGAAG ATTACATAATAGAATACCTATCATTAGTGCCTCACGAGTGCAAGTTCGGGCTATCCGAGACGGGCAAAGTGTTCCAAAGGACGTTAAACGAGTTGCCGGAGTTCAGTGCGTACCGCGCCGGGCTGGGTTGGGCGGCACTGGCGAGGTATGCCGCCAACTTGCTGGCCCAACCTTGGAGGAAGGAGTATAAGGTTATACGG CTATACTGCGGGTACTTCAAACACGAGGTGGAAGCCAACATGGTGGGTGCAGAAACTCTCCTGCAAGCCATGGGCTACAAATCCATGGGAGCTGGTCGGTTGGAGCTCGACGGACCAATATGTCCCGATATGGTTGCCGCCGTGTCCAGGGATGCACTTATCGCGCAGTGTGAATGTCAG ATAATGTCTCAGATGTGGGAGGAGGCGTGGTCGCGCGGCTGGCGGCTGTCGTGGCGCGACGTGCAGCGCGAGCGagccgccgcgcccgccagGAAGCACTGCGAGTATACTGACG GTTCAGAAATATACTCGAACATACCAACGACAGTGTCCGACGCCTACCGAAGCCGTCTCGCAGACGACCGATACGCGACACAGCACTGCAACCACGTGTGCGACGACACCTCCCCAGAGCCCCCGCAGATGTTACCCTGCTCCCCCTACATGGTTCCCCCCATGTTACCCCACATGATGTACCCCTTACCCCAACACGTACACCCCGACGTACCCGTAACAGTCCCTCAATGTAACACTATTCCTGTAATGACTCCTTACGGCGTCCCCTACTACTACCCTGTACAATCCCCCTACATGCTTCCAACCCCAGTCTACGCCCCCATAAAGCACGCAGCTACAGTCCCCGTTAACGTCTACCCACCGATGGCACAGTACAGGTACCCTGCTGTCCCTACCGCGCAACTCATCGAATTAGATACCCCCTCAGTCTACGAGAACGGCAAATTCGAAAGGTATAAAGACGACGAAAGGAGTCACAAGAAGAGACATCCAGAAACTTCTAGAAGAAATAGCACGTCAAAATCTGGATTAAGTGACGTTTCATTGCCGAGTTTACCACGGTCAGATACGCAACCAGCTCTCAGTAAGGCGAAGGAAGACGGCATGGGAACTTACGAGAGCTGGGATTATGTATTTAGGAATTTATCGAGCAAAGACCAAGAGGGGGACGGACGGAGTCGATTCTCGCCGTCACTCGACAGGGATTCGAGGACGCTCGACAGGCTAGACAGAGAGGAAAGAAGGGCCAAGTATCAGCCGACCACCCTTGACTTAGAGGACGGTCTACAAGCGTTGAACCTCGACCGCTCTTACGATGAAGAGGTGTACCGAACAGCTAAAGTGGAGAACTTGATGAGGATGAAACAGGAGCAAGAAGTAAAGAGAGCGAGACAATTGGCGAGGAAACAATCCGATGTGAAAGTGAAAAAGCCAGAACCTATAGGGAACCCAAAGGCCGATGCGTTGATAACCCCCAAAGTGGCACCGGATAAGGTGAAACTTCTTTCCAAGAAGGATATCAAAGAGAGAAAGGAGATTATAAAGCAGCAGAGCGCAGTGAACGGGGCGGGGCCTACTACAGCTGAAGTTAAGAAAGTGAAAAAACCACTGAAGTTTGTGGCCGTTGAGGCAGACAAGCCGAAAACAAAAG CCAGTTCCAAACGCACATCCATCGAACTACGACCTAAAAGCACAATTAATAGTATCACTGGACGAAACGGACCACGTCAGACGTTCTCCACCGAAGTCGCAACAAAATGGCGACCGCGACCGGCCCGCCAGTCGGACGCCCAGCCAACACAACAGCGAGCGGGACAGGCCAGACTCCGGGCCCAGTGA